In Nematostella vectensis chromosome 11, jaNemVect1.1, whole genome shotgun sequence, a genomic segment contains:
- the LOC5505811 gene encoding caspase-8 yields the protein MTEITFRSLLNKIADELRDTDLQRLKYLCHGKIGAGELERATSAIEFLRLLQQREMISKDDASFLEELLYQAQRRDLASRVRTSGCTRMETESGAPMGETLADTKFRRLLSNLSDELTKRDLDSLKFLLGLPASISEKTSSGYQLFMYLQKKGEIGPCNLDTLQETLADIHRRDLSKKIGEYKETRGAVPPITYPSGSSTRQPSIHSELPLARPQPTPISPRLPLLRPEDFKKKAYSNPSGLPSSSSDPRFPVQCEEAVMPLDELDEMPAYPMTSRPRGICLIISNQHFDKPELRKRDGNEQDVENLKRTFENLHFVVEIRQDKTASEMYTIAREFSSIDHSAYDLFVCCILSHGMLGSIYGSDSNLIEINEISSQFKGNACPTLAHKPKLFFIQACRGQDFDRGIQADATRDMDVSDAVRQNAEPNESHFLLGYATPPGYVSWRSQVHGSWYISFLCEVLSTYCERYDLVTMMVKVNDKVSEAFTRKGYKQCPAPVVTLRKRIYLNEN from the exons ATGACTGAAATAACCTTCCGTAGCCTTTTAAATAAGATCGCAGATGAATTAAGAGACACAGATTTGCAACGCTTGAAGTATTTGTGTCATGGGAAAATCGGAGCTGGAGAATTAGAACGCGCAACTTCGGCCATTGAATTTCTTCGCTTGTTACAGCAAAGAGAAATGATATCGAAAGATGACGCCTCCTTCCTTGAAGAACTTTTGTATCAAGCTCAAAGAAGGGATTTGGCAAGCAGGGTCCGCACTAGTGGCTGTACACGAATGGAGACCGAAAGCGGTGCTCCTATGGGAGAAACACTTGCGGATACCAAATTCCGTAGGTTGTTGAGCAATCTAAGCGACGAGTTGACCAAAAGAGACTTGGACTCTCTCAAATTTTTATTAGGATTGCCAG ccTCTATAAGTGAAAAGACCTCTTCAGGCTACCAGTTGTTCATGTACTTGCAAAAGAAGGGGGAGATTGGACCCTGCAACCTTGATACCTTACAGGAAACCCTTGCAGACATCCACCGAAGGGATCTGTCCAAAAAAATCGGGGAATATAAAGAAACTAGAGGAGCAG tgcCCCCCATTACTTATCCTTCAGGTTCTAGCACAAGACAACCTTCGATTCACTCTGAGCTACCCCTTGCAAGGCCTCAGCCTACCCCAATATCCCCAAGACTGCCATTATTGAGGCCTGAAGACTTCAAAAAGAAGGCCTACTCAAACCCAAGTGGTTTGCCTAGCTCCTCAAGTGACCCTAGATTCCCAGTTCAATGTGAAGAAGCCGTCATGCCTTTAGATGAGCTAGATGAGATGCCAGCATATCCGATGACCAGTAGGCCTCGTGGCATCTGCCTTATCATCAGTAATCAACACTTTGACAAACCTGAGCTCCGTAAAAGAGACGGCAATGAACAAGATGTGGAAAACCTTAaaagaacatttgaaaatttgcATTTCGTGGTTGAGATTAGACAGGATAAAACTGCAAGTGAAATGTATACTATTGCGAGAGAGTTCTCTTCTATAGATCACAGCGCTTATGATTTGTTTGTCTGCTGTATATTGAGTCATGGTATGCTTGGGAGTATATATGGCTCAGACAGCAACCTCAtagaaataaatgaaatttcaAGTCAGTTTAAAGGCAATGCCTGCCCCACGCTAGCACACAAGCCAAAGCTCTTCTTTATCCAGGCCTGCAGGGGGCAGGACTTTGACAGAGGGATCCAAGCAGATGCTACTAGGGATATGGATGTCTCTGATGCTGTTCGGCAGAATGCAGAGCCAAATGAGAGCCACTTTCTACTTGGATACGCCACTCCTCCAG GGTATGTGAGCTGGCGAAGCCAGGTTCATGGCTCCTGGTACATCTCGTTTCTTTGCGAAGTCTTGTCCACTTACTGTGAGCGGTACGACCTGGTTACGATGATGGTCAAGGTGAATGACAAAGTGTCTGAAGCGTTCACCAGGAAGGGCTACAAACAGTGCCCAGCACCTGTTGTGACTTTGAGAAAGCGGATCTACCTTAATGAGAATTAA